Proteins encoded in a region of the Bartonella taylorii genome:
- a CDS encoding ATP-dependent DNA helicase → MQFSPEQDNALKAVATWLRDGRSPLFRLFGYAGTGKTTLARHFAETVDGSVQFAAFTGKAAQVLRSKGASNACTIHSLIYCPRGEEEVSDEVTGKKSIAPTFALNRKSAAAQAKLIIVDECSMVDEQLARDLMSFRTPILVLGDPGQLPPISGGGFFSNGTPDFLLSEIHRQARDNPIVRLAMDVRQGRDIAYGDYGAARVVTRKEVDQQLVLEADQVLVGVNRTRHLYNKRLRVLKGFTADYPQAGDKLVCLRNDPAKGLLNGSLWKVMTSQKETVKLGINLLVKPEESERGVAKIKLLKAVFDNPDNEISWQLKKRYDDFDYGYALTVHKAQGSQWDNVVLFDESFAFRDMYARWLYTGITRAAERLTIVR, encoded by the coding sequence ATGCAGTTTTCACCGGAACAGGATAATGCCTTGAAGGCTGTTGCCACGTGGTTGAGAGATGGGCGTTCTCCGCTTTTTCGTCTCTTTGGCTATGCGGGGACAGGGAAGACAACACTTGCTCGTCATTTCGCTGAAACAGTTGATGGTTCTGTCCAATTTGCTGCGTTTACGGGCAAAGCGGCACAAGTTTTGCGTTCTAAAGGTGCAAGTAATGCTTGTACTATTCATTCGTTGATTTATTGTCCGCGTGGAGAAGAAGAAGTTTCCGATGAGGTAACAGGGAAAAAGTCTATTGCACCGACATTTGCATTGAATCGGAAAAGTGCTGCTGCGCAAGCTAAACTTATCATTGTTGATGAGTGTTCGATGGTCGACGAGCAATTAGCGCGTGATTTAATGAGTTTTCGGACACCAATTCTTGTTCTTGGTGATCCAGGTCAGTTACCTCCTATATCAGGAGGAGGTTTTTTTTCCAATGGCACACCAGATTTTCTTCTTTCAGAAATTCATCGGCAAGCGCGTGATAATCCGATCGTTCGTCTTGCTATGGATGTGCGCCAAGGACGCGATATTGCTTATGGAGATTATGGGGCAGCTCGCGTTGTTACACGTAAAGAGGTTGATCAACAATTGGTTTTAGAGGCTGATCAGGTATTGGTAGGGGTGAACCGAACGCGTCACCTTTATAATAAACGTTTACGTGTGCTGAAGGGGTTTACAGCAGATTATCCACAAGCAGGTGATAAACTTGTATGTTTGCGTAATGATCCTGCTAAAGGTTTGTTGAATGGTTCTTTATGGAAAGTGATGACTTCACAGAAGGAAACGGTTAAACTGGGAATTAATCTTCTCGTTAAACCAGAAGAAAGTGAGCGTGGGGTGGCAAAGATTAAGCTTTTAAAAGCAGTATTTGATAACCCTGATAATGAGATCTCATGGCAATTAAAAAAAAGATATGACGATTTTGATTATGGGTATGCATTAACTGTTCATAAAGCGCAAGGATCTCAATGGGACAATGTGGTTTTATTTGATGAAAGTTTTGCCTTTCGTGACATGTATGCGCGCTGGCTGTATACCGGAATTACACGAGCTGCAGAGCGATTAACAATTGTTCGATAG
- a CDS encoding pyridoxine 5'-phosphate synthase, producing MAIKLSVNLNAIAVLRNRRNLPWPNIKDMGCIALTAGAAGLTVHPRPDERHIRFADLSDIHYLINSRFPAAEFNIEGYPSDRFLDIAEKYADQITLVPDDPAQSTSDHGWNFSQHAEFLAPIIQHLKEKKIRVSLFADPTVDGLDIAKSIGADRVEFYTGPYGSVFNDKEKQDQELNKLVLAARRAKELRLGVNAGHDLTIMNLPALVNCIPWLDEVSIGHGLIADALEYGMHDTVQRFIRLLV from the coding sequence ATGGCAATAAAGCTTTCGGTTAATCTTAATGCTATTGCTGTTTTACGCAATCGGCGTAATCTTCCGTGGCCAAATATCAAAGATATGGGGTGTATAGCGCTTACAGCTGGTGCTGCTGGTTTGACGGTTCATCCGCGGCCTGATGAAAGGCATATTCGTTTTGCTGATTTGTCAGATATACATTATTTAATAAACAGCAGGTTTCCTGCTGCTGAATTTAATATTGAAGGTTATCCAAGCGATAGGTTTTTGGATATAGCAGAAAAATATGCTGATCAGATTACTCTTGTTCCTGATGACCCAGCTCAGTCAACTTCTGATCATGGTTGGAATTTTTCTCAACACGCAGAATTTTTAGCACCTATTATTCAGCATTTGAAAGAAAAAAAAATTCGTGTGTCATTATTTGCTGATCCTACTGTAGATGGTCTTGATATTGCTAAATCGATTGGTGCTGATCGTGTAGAATTTTATACGGGACCTTATGGTAGTGTGTTTAATGATAAGGAAAAGCAAGATCAAGAGCTCAATAAACTTGTTTTAGCAGCAAGAAGAGCTAAAGAGCTGCGCTTAGGTGTTAATGCAGGACATGATCTAACAATTATGAATCTTCCTGCTCTTGTTAACTGTATTCCTTGGCTTGATGAAGTGTCTATTGGTCATGGACTTATTGCTGATGCGTTAGAGTATGGAATGCATGATACTGTTCAGCGTTTCATTCGGTTATTAGTGTGA
- the ilvC gene encoding ketol-acid reductoisomerase, whose amino-acid sequence MRVYYDRDADVNLIKGKKVAIVGYGSQGHAHALNLKDSGVQKIQIALRSGSATAKKAAVDGFEVMSVAEAAKWADLIMMATPDELQADIYKEHIHEHLRDGAVIAFAHGLSIHFGLIEPKKTVDVVMIAPKGPGHTVRNEYQRGCGVPCLIAVAQDASGHAHDIALSYACGLGGGRAGVIETTFKEECETDLFGEQAVLCGGLVELIRAGYETLTEAGYAPEMAYFECLHEVKLIVDLMYEGGIANMNYSISNTAEWGEYTSGPRVITNETRAEMKRILRDIQTGKFTSNWIQEYKAGAAHFKSMRRLNDSHPIEEVGKKLRSMMPWIKSNALVDKERN is encoded by the coding sequence ATGCGTGTTTATTATGATCGTGATGCGGATGTTAATTTGATTAAAGGCAAAAAAGTGGCTATTGTTGGTTATGGCTCACAAGGGCATGCGCATGCTTTAAATCTGAAAGATTCCGGTGTTCAAAAGATACAGATTGCTTTGCGCTCAGGGTCGGCAACAGCTAAAAAGGCTGCGGTGGATGGTTTTGAGGTTATGAGTGTTGCTGAAGCAGCAAAATGGGCTGATCTTATTATGATGGCAACACCAGATGAATTGCAAGCTGACATTTATAAAGAGCATATTCATGAGCATTTACGTGATGGGGCCGTGATTGCCTTCGCGCATGGTTTGAGTATTCATTTTGGCTTAATTGAACCTAAAAAAACAGTTGATGTCGTGATGATTGCTCCTAAAGGCCCAGGTCATACAGTTCGTAATGAATACCAACGTGGTTGTGGAGTTCCTTGCTTAATTGCTGTTGCACAAGATGCTTCAGGGCATGCCCATGATATAGCGTTGTCTTACGCTTGTGGCCTTGGTGGTGGACGTGCTGGAGTGATTGAAACAACATTTAAAGAAGAATGCGAAACTGATCTTTTTGGTGAACAAGCTGTTCTTTGTGGTGGTCTTGTTGAGCTCATCCGAGCAGGGTATGAAACACTAACGGAGGCAGGTTATGCACCGGAAATGGCTTATTTTGAGTGTTTACATGAGGTTAAACTTATTGTCGATCTCATGTATGAAGGTGGCATTGCAAATATGAACTATTCGATTTCTAATACAGCTGAATGGGGCGAATATACGTCTGGTCCGCGTGTGATTACGAATGAAACGAGAGCCGAAATGAAGCGTATTTTGAGAGATATCCAGACAGGTAAATTTACATCGAATTGGATTCAAGAATACAAAGCTGGTGCTGCTCATTTTAAAAGCATGCGGCGTTTAAATGATAGTCATCCTATTGAAGAAGTCGGCAAAAAGCTCCGTTCTATGATGCCTTGGATAAAATCTAATGCTTTGGTTGATAAAGAGCGTAACTAA
- a CDS encoding amino acid permease, translating to MNYEQNLEDHTQKKLQRGLDNRHVQLIALGGAIGTGLFMGSGKTISVAGPSIVLVYAIIGCALYFVMRAMGELLLSNSQYRSLVDFSTDMLGPGIAFFVGWSYWLSWVVTGAADIIAIITYMHFWWPELNPWVVVFSCIIFFLVFNLFAVKMFGELEFWFGLIKVIAILALIVVGFYMISIGFTSPNGTVASLSHVWNDGNIFPRGITGFFAGFQIAIFSFVGIEIAGTTAAEVKNPKKVLPKAINAIPIRIVLFYIFSLVVIMSVTPWDQVIPDRSPFVEMFWLAGIPIAAGLVNFVVLTSAASSANSGIFSTSRMIYGLATQKGAPRVLGKLSKYHVPANALFFSCLCILLGYTITSLSPSIISAFTIVTSISAIAFLFVWSVILVSYIVYRRNRPQLHAESIYKMPGGVIACWVILVFFAFMLYLLTLESDTLTALKYGIVWFIGLGVTYFLFIRKKATQDKK from the coding sequence ATGAACTATGAACAAAATTTAGAAGACCATACTCAGAAAAAACTACAACGTGGATTAGATAATCGTCATGTACAACTTATAGCCCTCGGTGGAGCTATTGGGACAGGTCTCTTCATGGGGTCAGGAAAAACAATTAGCGTAGCAGGCCCTTCCATCGTACTCGTTTATGCTATTATTGGATGTGCCTTATACTTCGTAATGCGCGCTATGGGAGAATTATTACTTTCTAATTCACAATACCGGTCTCTCGTTGATTTTTCGACCGATATGCTAGGGCCAGGAATTGCTTTTTTTGTTGGCTGGAGTTATTGGTTGAGTTGGGTTGTAACTGGTGCCGCGGATATTATTGCCATCATCACTTATATGCACTTTTGGTGGCCTGAACTCAATCCATGGGTTGTCGTTTTTTCTTGTATTATTTTCTTTTTAGTCTTTAATCTCTTTGCCGTAAAAATGTTCGGTGAACTTGAATTCTGGTTTGGCCTTATCAAAGTTATAGCAATTTTGGCATTAATTGTTGTTGGGTTTTACATGATCTCTATTGGCTTTACCTCTCCCAATGGAACTGTTGCCTCTCTCAGTCACGTATGGAACGATGGAAATATATTTCCTCGGGGAATTACAGGTTTTTTTGCTGGATTTCAAATTGCCATTTTTTCTTTTGTTGGTATAGAAATTGCCGGAACAACTGCAGCTGAAGTTAAAAACCCTAAAAAAGTTTTACCAAAAGCAATTAATGCAATTCCAATTCGTATTGTACTTTTTTATATCTTTTCTCTCGTTGTGATTATGTCTGTCACACCTTGGGATCAAGTTATTCCAGATAGAAGTCCCTTCGTCGAGATGTTTTGGCTTGCTGGAATTCCGATAGCTGCTGGTTTGGTGAATTTTGTTGTTCTCACATCAGCTGCCTCTTCCGCAAATAGTGGTATTTTTTCTACCAGCCGCATGATATATGGGCTTGCAACGCAAAAAGGAGCGCCGCGTGTTTTGGGCAAACTTTCCAAATACCATGTCCCAGCGAACGCCCTATTCTTTTCTTGCTTGTGTATTTTATTAGGGTACACAATTACATCGCTATCCCCAAGCATCATAAGTGCTTTTACAATTGTGACTAGTATCTCAGCTATTGCATTTTTATTCGTATGGTCTGTAATTCTCGTTAGCTATATTGTGTATCGTCGCAATCGCCCTCAGTTACATGCTGAATCCATCTATAAAATGCCAGGAGGTGTTATCGCGTGCTGGGTTATTTTAGTTTTTTTTGCTTTCATGCTCTATTTGTTAACATTAGAATCTGATACCCTAACAGCTTTAAAATATGGTATAGTATGGTTTATTGGATTAGGTGTAACGTATTTCCTGTTTATAAGAAAAAAAGCTACTCAAGATAAAAAATAA
- a CDS encoding LysE family translocator, translating to MNHQILTFFIVSFFLVISPGPNMALIIDNATRLGKKNAFANVLGLCTATYVHGAFSILGVSALILNNKTLFFLVKLMGGGYLLYMGVKSIKFGINSLNSKEKISKNEKHSVGKTKFFTSYMDGFLTQILNPKVSIFYIAAFPKFLASGGGIKKGFELVAIHSFNIFTWFTLMTIFISFASSALKKQRVKGYINIATGTVLSLFAFFIFFG from the coding sequence ATGAATCACCAAATACTCACCTTTTTTATCGTTTCATTTTTTTTAGTCATCTCACCTGGGCCGAATATGGCCCTTATCATCGATAATGCAACGAGACTGGGAAAAAAGAACGCATTTGCGAACGTTTTAGGGCTATGTACAGCAACATATGTGCATGGAGCATTTTCCATATTAGGTGTATCAGCGCTCATTCTCAACAACAAGACACTGTTTTTTTTAGTAAAACTCATGGGTGGTGGCTATTTATTATATATGGGAGTTAAATCGATTAAATTTGGAATAAACAGCTTAAATTCAAAAGAAAAAATATCAAAGAATGAAAAGCATTCTGTAGGTAAAACAAAGTTTTTCACCAGCTATATGGACGGTTTTCTGACACAAATACTAAACCCCAAAGTATCAATATTTTATATAGCAGCCTTTCCAAAATTTTTGGCTTCTGGCGGTGGTATAAAAAAAGGCTTTGAACTTGTAGCAATACATTCCTTCAACATATTTACGTGGTTTACTTTAATGACCATTTTTATATCATTTGCGAGCTCCGCTTTAAAAAAGCAACGCGTAAAAGGATATATTAATATAGCGACAGGAACAGTTTTATCTCTGTTTGCTTTTTTCATTTTTTTTGGATAA
- a CDS encoding fumarylacetoacetate hydrolase family protein — protein sequence MINDIYCVGRNYVEHAHELGNVIEDEPVIFSKPNSSLVLGNEIYLPSFSKEIHFETEIVLKISKDTFMIKEEEAEECYDAVAIGLDLTARDLQTKLKEKKLPWLLSKGFKGAAYVSDFINKEKINNPISFTMKLNGKTRQLGNTKNMIFSFEKIISFLSSYIQLRRDDIIYTGTPQGVGKLSKFDKIELYLEDKLVSELEVK from the coding sequence ATGATAAATGACATTTACTGCGTCGGACGTAATTATGTTGAACATGCTCATGAACTAGGCAATGTTATTGAAGATGAACCCGTTATCTTTAGCAAACCGAACAGTTCACTCGTTTTAGGAAATGAAATTTATCTCCCTAGTTTTTCCAAAGAAATCCATTTTGAAACTGAAATTGTGCTCAAAATCTCAAAGGACACTTTCATGATCAAGGAGGAAGAAGCTGAAGAATGCTACGATGCCGTAGCAATAGGTCTTGATCTCACAGCGAGGGATTTGCAAACAAAACTGAAAGAAAAAAAGCTGCCCTGGCTTTTATCTAAAGGATTTAAAGGAGCGGCATACGTCTCTGACTTCATAAACAAGGAAAAAATAAACAACCCAATAAGCTTTACAATGAAGTTGAATGGCAAAACGAGGCAACTTGGTAATACGAAAAATATGATCTTTAGCTTTGAGAAAATAATATCATTCTTAAGTAGCTACATTCAGCTAAGACGTGATGATATCATATATACAGGCACTCCACAGGGAGTAGGGAAACTTTCTAAGTTTGATAAAATAGAATTATATCTCGAAGATAAATTAGTTTCAGAATTAGAAGTAAAATGA
- a CDS encoding NAD(P)-dependent oxidoreductase — MINPEFLKKMKKNAILVNTARGKILSDFDCLEKHLRENSEFHALLDVFPMEPPSSHPLIKAWRDNAKWLSSRLRITPHNAYFSESSHIDMRKDVVSTVISCLYKKKMRNLVVSYDK; from the coding sequence ATGATTAATCCAGAATTTCTCAAAAAGATGAAGAAAAACGCTATTTTAGTGAACACAGCAAGAGGTAAGATTCTGAGTGATTTTGATTGTTTAGAAAAGCATCTAAGGGAGAATTCTGAGTTCCATGCGCTCCTTGATGTTTTCCCTATGGAGCCACCAAGTAGCCATCCTCTTATTAAAGCTTGGAGAGACAATGCTAAGTGGCTGTCGTCAAGGTTAAGAATCACCCCACACAACGCATATTTTTCAGAAAGCTCACATATCGATATGAGAAAAGATGTAGTTTCCACAGTGATATCCTGCCTATACAAAAAGAAAATGAGAAATTTGGTGGTTTCCTATGATAAATGA
- a CDS encoding type ISP restriction/modification enzyme, which yields MRGKFFEFEESCLTQSSYSPFTREWLYYNRIFDDGVYQIPRIFPMGQAVENRVIQITGIGVIEGFSVLMSNALTNHYALDKNQCFPCYFYANTSISRHKNEKQSHLFANSTEENKSASLQHRDAICKNNRENSQEIT from the coding sequence ATAAGAGGAAAGTTTTTTGAATTTGAAGAATCATGCCTAACGCAAAGTTCGTATAGTCCTTTTACACGAGAATGGCTTTATTATAACCGTATCTTCGATGATGGAGTTTATCAGATACCACGTATTTTCCCCATGGGGCAAGCAGTAGAAAATAGGGTAATACAAATTACAGGTATAGGGGTAATAGAAGGCTTTTCTGTTTTGATGAGTAATGCTTTAACTAATCATTATGCATTGGATAAAAATCAATGCTTTCCATGTTATTTCTATGCAAATACTTCGATTTCGAGACATAAAAATGAAAAACAGTCTCATTTATTTGCAAATTCCACAGAGGAAAATAAAAGTGCTAGTTTACAACACCGTGATGCTATATGCAAAAATAACAGAGAAAACAGCCAAGAAATTACGTAA
- a CDS encoding SMI1/KNR4 family protein: MKTYTLADVIELVDKYDGDIVSFGIAENAVDDLVIEKAERALGLQFTSSYKAFLKHYKGGDIAGYEIYSLYKEGGEDIPFDDIVLQNLNYYRKNGFVTPEQLAVSRTDFGETFYFDYTQFRDGECPIYVMLPSEDCEYYASNFYEFLCKRIKESAGEEIPEGDQPIEKTEKAPIPQPIPFYKSFWKKLWKR, from the coding sequence ATGAAAACCTATACCTTAGCTGATGTCATAGAATTAGTTGATAAATATGATGGTGATATTGTTAGTTTTGGGATTGCAGAAAATGCGGTTGATGATCTCGTGATTGAAAAGGCAGAGAGAGCTCTCGGTTTACAATTCACATCTTCCTATAAAGCTTTTTTAAAACATTATAAAGGAGGAGACATTGCTGGTTATGAAATCTATAGCCTTTATAAGGAGGGTGGAGAAGATATTCCTTTTGATGATATTGTTTTACAAAACTTAAATTATTATAGAAAAAATGGTTTTGTGACACCAGAACAGCTTGCCGTTAGCAGAACAGATTTTGGTGAAACATTTTACTTTGATTATACGCAGTTTCGGGATGGTGAATGTCCAATCTATGTCATGCTTCCATCTGAAGATTGCGAATATTACGCAAGTAATTTTTATGAATTCCTTTGCAAAAGAATTAAAGAAAGCGCGGGAGAAGAGATACCTGAAGGTGACCAACCTATTGAAAAGACTGAAAAAGCTCCCATTCCGCAACCTATCCCTTTTTACAAGAGTTTTTGGAAAAAACTATGGAAGAGGTGA
- a CDS encoding DUF637 domain-containing protein, whose translation MLGSGAVDLSSDGLLANSSGVIHGDVITMTGNTIINSTAKIRDKNANGFVDRAGQKAQILSDHALSIQSLGDLGAEGGAFTSGGPMTMIIGGTGMIGALALESEHKETLEKGHYDAQSRDHRLSEVNSGENLTIVTNGALIVNGAKVKAKGDADFTSGNSLTMTSVQNFSSYDLDLRGKEGDKSKQKNKFRQQSTQITTDKTTVETGGKFSAHAKDGDLTLGAVGLKSDGEIHLAADKGKIQFLSNKDQDFKDVYQRNENLVWWSENDKGYLKETIKHVTIEAGGGMKLDAGNGIVVEYEKTGDLDKSLEQLSHSPSLAWIKQLRDNPELSKQVDWQAVQAEFKDWNYKAQGLTEAGAALVALAVTAVTGGAASGAASAITGALGLGSSTAMNAAIQAGVQALINKSAIALVNNRGDIAAALHELGSSKNVLSIVSSMLTAGLTSQVTEMAGVGQSLPKTAPFVDRITREAEKNLIKAAIGTSVQTALEGGSFDKNFFNNLRTALSDTAGKTLAEEIGTAKAEGKIDTVTQIVAHAGLGCLKGAVASGACTAGAVGGAVGEATAMLQFKLWSKNFIQKEIAALNGRPLTVEDQARIGQKIKEQFSDFKDHAIDIARAAGGVAAALAGGDVNAGADAAGNAAENNSLALAAPLVLEAGAVVSSITPLGWAILLVGGVVVVVSYLNKDIVATTDPLGNLAVVSKSAEGDSEKTDKSTKEEKNKASQASAKDPQNNNDDDNDGKGKKLNKAREHHDKKRDEKKTRIK comes from the coding sequence TTGCTTGGCAGCGGTGCTGTTGATCTGAGCAGTGATGGTCTTTTAGCCAATTCTTCTGGTGTTATTCATGGTGATGTGATCACCATGACGGGTAATACGATTATCAATAGCACCGCTAAAATCCGTGACAAGAATGCAAATGGTTTTGTTGATAGAGCTGGGCAGAAGGCGCAAATCCTTTCTGATCATGCTTTGAGCATTCAATCCCTTGGAGATCTTGGTGCAGAAGGAGGGGCATTCACCAGTGGCGGTCCGATGACGATGATTATCGGTGGCACAGGCATGATTGGCGCATTGGCGCTGGAGAGCGAACATAAGGAGACATTGGAAAAAGGGCATTATGATGCTCAAAGCCGTGATCATCGTTTGAGTGAAGTCAACAGTGGTGAGAATCTTACCATTGTTACGAACGGTGCTCTCATCGTGAATGGGGCTAAGGTTAAAGCTAAGGGCGATGCGGACTTTACCAGTGGTAACTCTCTCACCATGACTTCGGTGCAAAACTTTAGCAGCTATGACTTAGACCTTAGGGGCAAAGAAGGTGACAAATCGAAGCAAAAAAATAAATTCCGTCAACAATCCACACAAATCACCACAGACAAAACCACGGTGGAAACAGGTGGCAAGTTCTCTGCGCATGCGAAGGATGGGGATCTTACACTTGGTGCAGTAGGCTTGAAAAGTGATGGTGAGATACATCTTGCGGCAGATAAGGGGAAGATCCAGTTTCTTAGCAACAAGGATCAAGATTTTAAGGATGTTTATCAGCGTAACGAAAACCTTGTGTGGTGGAGTGAGAACGACAAAGGGTATTTGAAAGAGACCATCAAGCATGTGACGATAGAAGCCGGCGGTGGCATGAAGCTTGATGCGGGCAATGGCATTGTTGTTGAATATGAGAAAACCGGTGATTTAGACAAATCTCTTGAACAATTGTCACACTCTCCAAGTCTAGCATGGATCAAACAACTGCGTGATAATCCAGAATTATCCAAGCAAGTTGATTGGCAAGCCGTTCAAGCTGAATTTAAAGACTGGAATTATAAAGCCCAAGGTCTGACAGAAGCTGGTGCGGCACTTGTGGCATTGGCTGTCACGGCGGTTACGGGCGGAGCAGCCTCGGGTGCTGCCAGTGCCATTACCGGTGCATTGGGGCTTGGCTCGAGCACTGCCATGAATGCGGCGATACAGGCAGGTGTGCAAGCGCTGATCAATAAAAGCGCCATAGCTCTTGTCAATAATCGCGGTGATATTGCCGCAGCATTGCATGAGCTTGGTTCTTCCAAGAATGTTCTCAGCATTGTCTCTTCGATGTTAACGGCGGGCTTAACCAGCCAAGTAACGGAAATGGCCGGTGTTGGACAGTCTTTACCCAAAACGGCTCCTTTTGTCGATCGCATTACCCGTGAAGCAGAAAAGAACCTGATCAAAGCAGCCATTGGCACGAGCGTTCAAACGGCTCTTGAGGGTGGCTCTTTTGACAAGAACTTTTTTAACAATCTGCGTACAGCTTTGTCTGATACGGCTGGCAAGACGTTGGCGGAAGAAATCGGTACTGCCAAGGCTGAGGGTAAAATAGATACGGTCACGCAGATCGTTGCCCATGCAGGACTTGGCTGCCTAAAAGGCGCTGTTGCGAGTGGCGCTTGCACTGCCGGTGCTGTGGGGGGTGCTGTAGGCGAAGCCACAGCTATGCTCCAGTTTAAACTGTGGTCCAAAAATTTTATACAAAAAGAAATAGCAGCATTGAATGGTCGCCCGCTAACCGTAGAAGATCAAGCGCGCATAGGTCAAAAGATTAAAGAGCAATTTTCTGACTTTAAAGATCATGCCATTGATATCGCACGGGCTGCCGGGGGCGTTGCCGCTGCCCTTGCTGGTGGTGATGTTAATGCCGGTGCTGATGCCGCAGGTAATGCTGCGGAGAATAATAGCCTTGCATTAGCAGCACCGCTTGTTTTAGAGGCTGGAGCAGTTGTATCTTCCATAACTCCTTTAGGATGGGCAATTCTGTTAGTAGGTGGTGTAGTTGTTGTCGTATCCTATTTGAATAAAGATATTGTTGCTACAACTGATCCCCTTGGCAATTTAGCTGTTGTGTCAAAAAGTGCAGAAGGAGACAGTGAAAAAACAGACAAAAGTACCAAAGAAGAAAAAAACAAAGCTTCTCAGGCGAGTGCTAAAGACCCACAAAACAATAATGACGATGACAACGATGGAAAAGGTAAAAAGCTTAATAAAGCTAGGGAACATCATGACAAAAAGCGCGATGAAAAAAAAACAAGAATTAAATGA